In one window of Elusimicrobiota bacterium DNA:
- a CDS encoding TatD family nuclease-associated radical SAM protein — protein sequence MIAYSYKNNVYLNITNRCTMNCTYCIRTKWNWGYRGNNLRLKKEPTVKEIIKESETLRKKIAFSPLTSDIVFCGYGEPLIRLETVKKVAAYYKKIGLNVRINTNGQANLYHGKNICPELKGLIDKICISLNAENAVKYKNVNRPRYGLKSFNAVLTFAKECKKYIKDVSITSVKLEGTDINKCRQIAKKIGVKFVERPFL from the coding sequence ATGATAGCCTACTCTTATAAAAACAATGTTTACCTGAACATCACCAACAGGTGCACTATGAACTGCACCTATTGTATAAGAACCAAATGGAATTGGGGCTACAGAGGCAACAATCTCAGGCTAAAAAAAGAACCTACTGTAAAAGAAATTATTAAAGAATCTGAAACCCTTAGAAAAAAAATTGCTTTTTCCCCATTAACCTCGGATATTGTATTTTGCGGATACGGGGAACCCTTAATACGGCTTGAGACGGTAAAAAAAGTTGCAGCCTATTACAAGAAAATAGGCCTCAATGTCAGGATAAACACTAACGGCCAGGCAAATTTATACCATGGGAAAAATATTTGCCCGGAATTAAAAGGTTTAATCGATAAAATATGCATCAGCCTCAACGCAGAAAACGCAGTCAAATACAAAAATGTAAACAGACCGCGTTACGGGCTTAAAAGTTTCAACGCCGTCCTGACATTTGCAAAAGAATGCAAAAAATATATAAAGGACGTTTCTATTACATCTGTAAAATTAGAAGGCACTGATATAAATAAATGCAGGCAGATTGCAAAAAAAATAGGCGTTAAATTTGTTGAAAGGCCCTTTTTATAA
- the holB gene encoding DNA polymerase III subunit delta' → MSLPEILGQNKAISLLQKQLSSNKISHAYIFSGLEGTGKRKTALELAKALNCLNQTANSPICDACASCNKINKGIHPDVHLIDYGFQAAFLEEDVEKQTRIKIDTVQEVQKQISMKASEGKWKVFIIDPAEKMNTEAANCLLKTLEEPPENSLLILVSSSHDSLPQTILSRCQHIRFNQLNDDIISGILVNLYSQKASDIAQIVQFSQGSVSKALRYLNSSDEISSLIGFWSALKTNAISTDKLMDFSESLSKDKQMLEDFLVKILILARLELNQNSQKTTEIIEFIIQCKKALRYNVNNSLLSDIILLKLNEIFKLKNEETLCQL, encoded by the coding sequence ATGAGTTTACCGGAAATTCTAGGACAAAATAAAGCAATAAGCCTATTGCAAAAACAATTAAGCAGCAATAAAATTTCGCACGCATATATTTTTTCCGGACTGGAAGGCACGGGAAAAAGAAAAACAGCGTTGGAACTTGCAAAGGCATTGAACTGCCTGAACCAAACTGCGAATTCACCCATTTGTGACGCTTGCGCGTCCTGCAATAAAATCAACAAAGGAATTCATCCGGACGTGCATCTGATAGACTATGGCTTCCAGGCAGCTTTTCTTGAAGAAGATGTTGAAAAACAAACCCGCATCAAAATTGATACTGTGCAGGAAGTGCAAAAACAAATCAGCATGAAGGCCTCAGAAGGAAAATGGAAAGTATTTATCATAGATCCGGCTGAAAAAATGAATACCGAAGCGGCAAATTGCCTTTTAAAAACACTTGAAGAACCTCCGGAAAATTCATTATTGATTCTTGTTTCTTCGTCACACGATTCCCTGCCCCAGACAATTTTATCCAGGTGCCAGCATATCAGGTTCAATCAATTAAACGATGATATAATCTCGGGAATACTTGTAAATTTGTATTCACAAAAAGCTTCCGATATTGCGCAAATAGTCCAGTTTTCGCAGGGATCGGTAAGCAAAGCATTGAGATATTTAAATTCTTCGGACGAAATCAGCAGTTTAATTGGATTTTGGAGCGCTTTAAAAACAAACGCTATTTCTACGGATAAATTAATGGATTTCAGCGAAAGCCTCTCGAAAGACAAACAAATGCTTGAAGATTTTCTTGTTAAAATACTTATCCTTGCCAGGCTTGAGTTGAACCAGAATTCTCAGAAAACAACTGAAATTATCGAGTTCATAATCCAATGCAAAAAAGCCCTGCGTTATAATGTTAACAACAGCCTGTTAAGCGACATAATTTTGCTAAAATTGAATGAAATATTTAAGCTCAAAAACGAGGAGACCCTATGCCAGTTGTAG
- a CDS encoding stage 0 sporulation protein, with translation MPVVVDLLVRRKEDTIYGDVGKFNLNLGEKVIVDIDQTQEVGTVLTNERLIEKHKMEVHKIIRKLTNDDVPRLKDNCQRNIQASKSIIQKIEDYELDMKLTCVEYSFDRSRLFIYYTADTRIDFRQLIKDLGHILKTRIQMVQIGVRDEAKMLGGFGPCGCQLCCKTFLKTFSSVTVEMAKIQDPSLNIAKMTGVCGRLMCCIAYEDAFYSAQAKRMPKYNSKVQTPEGPGIVTNVNYIKDEVTVELSEKQTKKFKADQVTLLQAPVNKPKNNK, from the coding sequence ATGCCAGTTGTAGTCGATTTATTAGTAAGGCGCAAAGAGGATACAATATACGGAGATGTCGGAAAATTTAACCTGAATCTGGGAGAAAAAGTTATTGTTGACATAGACCAAACCCAGGAAGTCGGAACTGTTTTAACCAATGAACGGCTTATAGAAAAACATAAAATGGAAGTTCATAAAATTATCCGCAAACTCACAAATGACGACGTGCCGAGGTTAAAGGATAATTGCCAAAGAAACATCCAGGCTTCAAAATCCATAATCCAAAAAATCGAGGATTACGAACTGGATATGAAATTAACCTGTGTTGAGTATTCATTTGACCGGTCCAGGCTTTTTATTTATTATACAGCCGATACAAGAATAGATTTCCGCCAGTTAATTAAAGACCTGGGGCATATACTGAAAACACGCATTCAAATGGTTCAAATAGGCGTCAGGGACGAAGCTAAAATGCTGGGCGGATTCGGCCCCTGCGGCTGCCAGCTTTGCTGTAAAACTTTCCTCAAAACTTTCAGTTCGGTTACCGTCGAAATGGCAAAAATACAGGATCCTTCCCTGAATATAGCAAAAATGACAGGTGTTTGCGGAAGGCTGATGTGTTGCATAGCCTATGAAGACGCTTTCTATTCAGCCCAGGCAAAAAGAATGCCTAAATACAACAGCAAAGTCCAAACGCCTGAAGGCCCGGGAATAGTGACCAATGTAAATTACATTAAAGATGAAGTGACGGTTGAATTATCAGAAAAACAAACTAAAAAATTTAAGGCTGATCAGGTTACCCTGCTGCAAGCGCCTGTCAATAAACCTAAAAACAACAAATGA
- the metG gene encoding methionine--tRNA ligase — MKKRYYITTPIYYVNDLPHIGHTYTTVAADVLSRWAKLRNKDTFFLTGTDEHGSKILEAAKEKNKQPKEYCDEIVEYFKNTWKQMDISYDRFIRTTDAKHQAAVEKFITHLHEKNEIYKSKYDGLYCMGCEKFLTQTDLVEGCCPDHKTVPSVHSEENYFFRLSKYREKLIEIISDNNHPQHFDILPEERRNEILGKLKIGLEDISISRANLPWAIPIPFDKSQTIYVWIDALINYISALGYGEAGQEEFNELWPADLHLLAKDILWFHTVIWPAMLLANGLPLPKKVFAHGFFTVSGQKMSKTIGNVIKPGELIQAFGADASRFLLLNSFPFGADGDMNLAAFKGKYNAHLANNIGNLISRVTNMAVKYFSGKFALQTTRTNEFMEEIKKSLQKTEKEIEDIKLDGILETILSLSSFTNQYIDKQAPWNLAKTDMKQLELVLYNSLMAIKYIAVLINPFMPETSRKIWKTLDEQDDIKNVTAKIPAIIPLTGREIAKSQILFPKII, encoded by the coding sequence ATGAAAAAGAGATACTATATTACTACGCCCATTTATTACGTCAACGACCTGCCCCACATCGGGCACACCTATACGACCGTAGCGGCAGATGTGCTTTCGCGCTGGGCAAAGCTTCGCAATAAAGATACTTTTTTTCTTACGGGGACCGACGAGCACGGCAGCAAAATTTTGGAAGCCGCAAAAGAAAAAAATAAGCAGCCGAAAGAATACTGCGATGAAATTGTAGAATATTTTAAAAATACCTGGAAACAGATGGATATTTCTTACGATCGTTTTATCAGGACGACCGATGCAAAACATCAAGCGGCGGTTGAAAAATTCATAACACACCTTCACGAAAAAAACGAGATATACAAATCAAAATATGACGGGCTTTATTGCATGGGCTGCGAGAAATTCCTGACCCAAACCGATCTCGTTGAGGGTTGCTGTCCGGACCACAAAACAGTACCCTCTGTGCATTCAGAAGAAAATTATTTCTTCCGTTTAAGCAAATACAGGGAAAAGTTAATCGAAATAATTTCAGATAATAATCATCCCCAGCATTTTGATATCCTGCCCGAAGAAAGAAGAAATGAAATACTCGGCAAACTCAAAATCGGGCTTGAAGACATCAGCATTTCCAGGGCCAACCTGCCCTGGGCAATACCGATTCCTTTCGATAAATCGCAGACTATCTATGTTTGGATAGATGCATTAATTAATTACATATCAGCCCTTGGCTACGGCGAAGCCGGCCAGGAAGAATTCAATGAACTTTGGCCGGCCGACCTGCACCTTTTAGCAAAAGATATTCTGTGGTTTCATACTGTTATCTGGCCGGCTATGCTGCTTGCAAACGGCCTGCCTCTTCCAAAAAAAGTTTTTGCGCACGGTTTTTTTACTGTTTCCGGACAAAAAATGTCAAAAACCATCGGCAACGTAATCAAACCCGGAGAACTTATTCAGGCTTTTGGCGCTGATGCATCGCGTTTTCTTCTTTTGAATTCCTTCCCCTTCGGGGCTGATGGTGATATGAATCTAGCAGCTTTTAAAGGAAAATATAATGCGCACCTGGCCAATAATATAGGAAACCTGATTTCGCGGGTTACTAATATGGCCGTAAAATACTTTAGCGGGAAATTTGCCCTGCAAACAACCCGAACAAATGAATTTATGGAAGAAATAAAAAAATCCTTGCAAAAAACTGAAAAAGAAATTGAAGATATTAAACTTGACGGTATATTAGAAACCATATTAAGCTTATCTTCCTTCACAAACCAGTATATTGACAAACAGGCTCCCTGGAACCTGGCAAAAACCGACATGAAACAGCTTGAACTAGTGCTTTACAACTCATTGATGGCTATTAAGTATATTGCCGTTTTAATCAATCCCTTTATGCCTGAAACTTCCCGGAAAATATGGAAAACACTTGACGAACAGGACGACATAAAAAACGTCACAGCAAAAATTCCTGCGATTATCCCGCTCACCGGCAGGGAAATTGCTAAATCGCAGATTTTGTTTCCGAAAATAATATAA
- a CDS encoding trypsin-like peptidase domain-containing protein: MKNKLSILITILLCLIVLGVFWHIKDLKETSLNNGQVTSNIETLRDNEIGSNALGLQEAFVKVSERLKPAVVNISTVQMLDDAQQEFYFGDPFEDFFQDFFNSPQEQKKQRKKSSQYRTESGGTGVIIDPEGYILTNEHVIHGANEIKVTVTINSKDKTYTGKVIGKDSRTDLAIVKINSNSATEKFPAAPLGDSNKIRVGEIVLAIGSPFGLGQTVTNGIISAIRQSIVVENKEYRDFIQTDAPINRGNSGGPLGNIHGEVIGINTAIYAPTGVFSGIGFAIPINRAKEILDDLIRQGKVVRGWLGVEIKDKSGAFINSIIKDSPAEKAGLKKGDVIIEFNGKQIESVRNLQAIVSDTGPKKKIKVKFVRNGKENIVDLVTGEMPKE; encoded by the coding sequence ATGAAAAATAAGCTTTCTATATTAATCACCATCCTGCTTTGTCTAATAGTACTAGGTGTTTTTTGGCATATTAAAGACCTCAAGGAAACATCCCTTAATAACGGACAGGTTACTTCCAATATTGAAACTCTCAGGGACAATGAAATTGGCTCCAATGCCCTGGGTTTACAGGAAGCTTTCGTTAAAGTATCCGAGCGGCTAAAACCAGCCGTAGTGAATATTTCAACCGTACAGATGCTGGATGACGCCCAGCAGGAATTTTATTTCGGGGATCCTTTTGAAGATTTTTTCCAGGATTTTTTTAACAGCCCGCAGGAGCAGAAAAAACAAAGAAAAAAATCATCCCAATATAGAACCGAAAGCGGCGGAACCGGCGTAATAATTGACCCGGAAGGTTATATACTTACCAACGAACACGTCATTCACGGCGCGAATGAAATAAAAGTTACGGTTACAATAAACAGTAAAGACAAAACCTATACAGGAAAAGTTATTGGAAAAGATTCAAGAACCGATCTGGCAATTGTAAAAATCAATTCAAACTCGGCAACCGAAAAATTTCCGGCGGCGCCCCTGGGTGATTCAAACAAAATACGCGTAGGCGAAATTGTGCTTGCAATCGGTTCACCCTTCGGGCTGGGGCAGACAGTAACTAACGGAATCATATCCGCGATAAGGCAGTCAATTGTAGTTGAAAACAAAGAGTACAGGGATTTTATACAAACTGACGCTCCTATCAACAGAGGAAATTCTGGAGGTCCGCTGGGCAATATTCACGGCGAAGTTATAGGAATAAACACGGCAATTTACGCCCCGACCGGCGTATTTTCTGGGATAGGTTTTGCTATCCCCATAAACCGCGCCAAAGAAATACTTGATGATTTAATCCGCCAGGGAAAAGTTGTAAGGGGCTGGCTGGGCGTGGAAATAAAGGACAAATCCGGAGCGTTCATAAACAGCATTATAAAGGATTCCCCCGCGGAGAAAGCAGGGCTTAAAAAGGGCGACGTAATTATTGAATTTAACGGCAAACAAATCGAGTCTGTAAGGAACCTTCAGGCAATAGTTTCCGATACAGGCCCGAAAAAGAAAATAAAGGTAAAATTTGTCCGCAACGGAAAAGAGAATATTGTTGATTTAGTCACCGGCGAAATGCCCAAGGAATGA
- the gltA gene encoding NADPH-dependent glutamate synthase: protein MNKIKMQEALPEERKKNFSEVSLGYTKEEAVNEAKRCIQCKKASCIEGCPVEINIPKFIKEITLEQFDQSIKTLKEKNNLPAICGRVCPQETQCELKCVLNKKGNPISIGSLERFAADWEMNNLKSQISNSNSKISNFKSPISVAVIGSGPAGLACAGDLARAGCAVTIFEALHEPGGVLTYGIPPFRLPRNILSYEIEYIKSLGVEILPNIVIGKTLTIDELFAKGFKAVFIGSGAGLPMFPGIPGENLCMIYSANEFLTRINLMKAYNFPEYDTPLNSGAKTAVIGGGNTAMDAARCALRLGKGAVTVVYRRTEEEMPARKAEIEHAKEEGIKFEFLTQPIEFLGDENGFVKGLKCIKCELGSADSSGRRRPVPIKGSEFIIDIDTSVLAIGLKPNPLIPLSTYGLKQDKEGNISVNPQTMETSLKNIYAGGDIVGGEGTVIEALGLGKKAAKSIIESFIK from the coding sequence ATGAATAAAATTAAAATGCAGGAAGCGCTGCCGGAAGAAAGAAAAAAAAACTTTTCGGAAGTATCCTTGGGCTATACGAAAGAAGAAGCCGTAAACGAAGCAAAAAGATGCATACAGTGTAAAAAAGCATCCTGTATAGAAGGCTGCCCCGTAGAAATAAACATACCGAAATTTATAAAAGAAATAACCCTGGAACAATTTGACCAATCGATAAAAACCCTTAAAGAAAAAAACAACCTGCCCGCCATATGCGGCAGGGTATGCCCTCAGGAAACTCAGTGCGAATTAAAATGTGTTTTAAATAAGAAAGGCAACCCGATTTCTATAGGCTCTCTGGAAAGGTTTGCTGCAGACTGGGAGATGAACAATCTCAAATCTCAAATCTCAAATTCCAACTCAAAAATTTCAAATTTCAAATCTCCAATTTCAGTTGCAGTTATCGGGAGCGGCCCGGCAGGGCTTGCCTGTGCCGGGGATTTAGCCAGGGCAGGCTGTGCTGTTACTATTTTTGAAGCCCTGCATGAACCCGGCGGAGTTTTAACCTACGGGATTCCTCCTTTCCGCCTGCCCAGAAATATTTTGAGCTATGAAATTGAATATATAAAATCGCTTGGTGTTGAAATACTGCCTAACATTGTTATTGGTAAAACATTGACTATTGATGAATTGTTCGCAAAAGGATTTAAGGCTGTTTTTATAGGCTCCGGGGCAGGGCTGCCGATGTTTCCCGGAATTCCCGGAGAAAATTTGTGCATGATTTACTCTGCTAATGAATTTCTTACAAGAATTAACCTTATGAAAGCTTATAATTTCCCCGAATATGATACGCCCTTGAACAGCGGGGCGAAAACAGCTGTTATCGGCGGAGGAAACACTGCGATGGACGCGGCAAGATGCGCCTTGAGACTGGGCAAAGGCGCAGTAACAGTTGTTTATCGCAGAACTGAAGAGGAAATGCCGGCAAGAAAGGCTGAAATAGAACATGCCAAGGAAGAAGGCATAAAATTCGAGTTCCTTACCCAGCCGATCGAATTTTTGGGCGATGAAAACGGATTTGTTAAAGGGCTAAAATGCATTAAATGCGAGCTTGGCAGCGCTGATTCGTCTGGAAGGAGAAGGCCTGTCCCGATAAAAGGTTCAGAGTTTATAATAGATATAGATACATCCGTGCTCGCCATAGGGCTTAAACCTAATCCTCTTATTCCTCTTTCAACATACGGCCTAAAGCAGGATAAAGAAGGCAATATCTCCGTAAATCCACAAACCATGGAAACAAGCCTGAAAAATATTTATGCAGGCGGAGACATTGTCGGCGGCGAAGGAACCGTTATCGAAGCCTTGGGCCTGGGCAAAAAAGCCGCAAAATCCATAATAGAGTCCTTTATAAAATAA
- the tmk gene encoding dTMP kinase has translation MKKGIFITFEGPDGSGKSTQAGLLAAALKKKGYEYILTREPGGTPFAESIRNLLLKPGMNVFPLTELLLYAASRAQHTQELIKPALAQGKIVICDRYSDSTMAYQYFGRNLDKSLIYRLNEIAAGGLKPALTIVVDIKAEDGMKRVCKNGPKDRLENENIQFHERIRKGFLQLAKREPKRIKVVAGCNSIEAIHTKIMEITNAFLRGS, from the coding sequence ATGAAAAAAGGTATATTTATCACATTTGAAGGGCCTGACGGTTCAGGTAAATCCACTCAAGCCGGACTTTTGGCTGCTGCTCTCAAAAAAAAAGGTTACGAGTATATTCTTACGCGTGAACCCGGCGGCACGCCATTTGCTGAATCAATAAGAAACCTTCTGCTTAAACCAGGAATGAATGTTTTTCCTCTCACTGAACTCCTATTGTACGCCGCAAGCAGAGCCCAGCACACTCAGGAGCTCATAAAACCTGCGCTGGCGCAGGGAAAAATTGTTATCTGCGACAGGTATTCAGATTCAACCATGGCTTATCAGTATTTCGGCCGCAATTTGGACAAAAGCCTGATTTATCGGCTCAATGAAATAGCGGCAGGCGGACTAAAACCCGCGTTAACAATAGTCGTTGATATTAAAGCTGAAGACGGAATGAAAAGAGTTTGTAAAAACGGCCCCAAGGATCGTTTGGAGAATGAAAACATTCAATTTCACGAAAGAATACGCAAAGGATTCCTTCAATTAGCAAAAAGGGAACCGAAGAGAATAAAAGTAGTGGCCGGCTGCAATTCTATTGAGGCTATTCATACAAAAATAATGGAAATAACCAATGCCTTCCTGAGAGGTTCCTAA